A part of Cottoperca gobio chromosome 4, fCotGob3.1, whole genome shotgun sequence genomic DNA contains:
- the arhgap45b gene encoding rho GTPase-activating protein 45 isoform X1 — translation MCDSSSSSRRKTDRLLPWLKVCRDDTEHPLSASSRAHKWRVGGWVGGLYVKLKEVGMDGKGTLKMFARKKRELIKTPSISKKSRAGSPGAHSSAPSSLSILQEQTRRDAGDVTLSSPSSSSSTLTPTSAGFPDSSLSCPGTPSTQHGKLAAMQGVGCPSPVSTLKRPTALSRHASAAGFPLQSWVFTKGQGKGALTPPPPSDGPESTAIEVEDIPALLRDVARFAEAVEKLKDVVLAEVHFDKGPTQRGHDVSTKGKESQRPVAHECLGEVLRVLRQVINTYPLLNTVEILTAAGKLISKVKGFHYEACNEADKKDFEKAIETIAVAFSSNVSELLMGEVDSSTLLSLLPTEKSRSMENLYAASGQGADGGHFRSDLHYMGRCEEVDVILQQSEGGVDSALLYAKTISKYMKDLMSYVEKRTSLEMEFSKGLQRLYHSCKHSITHPQMPLFSIYSLALEQDQEQSVGLQQANTTLHTQTFIQPLMQRKQEHEKRRKEIKEHWIRSKRKLMECEANLRKAKQAYMVRCEEYDKAKTAACRAEEEGGGSTAKSVEKKKRLEEETRNKSDEAEATYRTCIADATTQQLELEHTKVTVLRQLQDVIKQSDQTLRSATISYYQLMHMQTVALPVHYQTLCESSKLYDPGQQYAAHVRDLQLPEQPTVLYTFENYCPSSSSSHYGHRPRNDSFNTDSPATSVDTAAGDTEAQRKRLGHKSWGSTVSDDSVVGEGGLESPTASSSDISKIARTSSTGTMSSNEDADEKNGNVTSFEAPNMNGMDPDVVVSTRPFRNIGLSKAAQTHRLRKLRTPAKCRECDSYVYFQGAECEECFLACHKRCLEILAIQCGHKKLQGRLQLFGRDFSQVAGCASDGIPFIITKCIAEIERRALKMKGIYRVNGVKTRVEKLCQAFENGKELVELSQCSPHDISNVLKLYLRQLPEPILLFRLYNSLMGLAKESLQGEADTPEGEEVESNSINPAVGKGPQLVDLGPDTDPEVLVLVDKLKKLLKELPKAHIATLRYITRHLRRIAELEEDNKMSPSNLGIVFGPSLMRPRPTGATISLSSLVDYPHQARIVESLIVFYSSIFQSKTTQTDKTSRSTSTSTQQGVIADEKIGSSADGEEDEGQEEQNKPESDKMEEGCGSSLGSLGSSEQLLDSDSEQDESGQRTTHSQSLVKQESVDDDDQLSYRDSLDLSSQSATQTDPDPDQDQEQDQDQDQEQDQEQDQDQEQDQDDNPDRAEPPALPDSGPPDEDTGAEEDLSVSLADLNVNQSNNNNNHPCSPILSLSGLPLARLCGKKLPLTKNRDSEPEFV, via the exons ATGTGtgacagcagcagtagcagcaggaggaagacagacagactgttaCCGTGGCTGAAGGTCTGCCGGGATGACACCGAGCACCCGCTGAGCGCGAGCAGCAGAGCGCACAAGTGGCGAGTcggggggtgggtggggggttTGTACGTGAAACTAAAAGAAGTCGGGATGGACGGCAAAGGCACGCTGAAGATGTTCGCCAGGAAGAAACGGGAACTGATAAAGACGCCATCTATCTCGAAGAAGAGCCGAGCAGGAAGCCCCGGGGCGCACAGCAGCGCACCCTCGTCT CTGTCAATCCTCCAGGAGCAGACTCGCAGAGATGCAGGCGATGTCACCCTCTCCTcaccctcatcctcctcttcaacTCTCACACCAACCTCTGCCGGGTTCCCGGACTCCTCCCTGTCCTGCCCGGGAACCCCCAGCACCCAGCACGGCAAGCTGGCGGCGATGCAAGGGGTGGGCTGCCCGTCTCCTGTGTCCACCCTGAAGAGGCCGACTGCACTGAGCAGACACGCCAGCGCTGCAG GTTTCCCGCTCCAGTCGTGGGTGTTCACTAAAGGCCAGGGGAAAGGGGCCTTGACCCCCCCTCCTCCGTCTGACGGTCCAGAGAGCACAGCCATTGAGGTGGAGGACATCCCGGCCCTGCTGAGGGACGTGGCACGCTTTGCAGAGGCTGTGGAGAAACTGAAGGATGTTGTGCTGGCTGAAG TCCATTTTGACAAGGGGCCTACACAAAGAGGACATGACGTATCCACAAAAG GTAAGGAGAGTCAGCGGCCCGTTGCTCACGAGTGTTTGGGGGAGGTCCTACGGGTCCTGCGTCAGGTCATCAACACCTACCCTCTGCTCAACACCGTGGAGATCCTCACTGCTGCCGGCAAGCTCATTtccaaggtcaaag GTTTCCACTATGAGGCTTGTAACGAGGCGGATAAAAAGGACTTCGAAAAGGCGATTGAAACCATTGCAGTTGCTTTTAGCAGCAA TGTGTCTGAGCTGCTGATGGGAGAGGTGGACAGCAGCACGTTGCTCTCCCTGCTGCCCACTGAGAAGAGCAGG TCGATGGAGAACTTGTACGCTGCGTCAGGCCAGGGAGCGGACGGGGGACACTTCAGGAGCGACCTGCATTACATGG GCAGATGTGAGGAGGTGGATGTGATCCTCCAGCAAAGCGAGGGAGGCGTGGACTCCGCTCTGCTCTACGCCAAAACCATTTCCAAGTACATGAAGGACCTGATGAGCTACGTGGAGAAGAGAACTTCACTGG AGATGGAGTTCTCCAAAGGCCTGCAGAGATTGTACCATTCCTGTAAACACAGCATAACGCAT CCCCAAATGCCCCTCTTCTCCATCTACTCTCTGGCTCTGGAGCAGGACCAGGAGCAGAGTGTCGGGCTGCAGCAGGCCAACACCACCCTGCACACGCAGACCTTCATCCAG CCTCTGATGCAGCGTAAACAGGAGCATGAAAAGAGACGGAAGGAGATCAAGGAACACTGGATTCGGTCTAAGAGAAAACTG atGGAGTGTGAGGCAAACCTGCGTAAAGCTAAGCAAGCCTACATGGTCCGCTGCGAGGAGTACGACAAAGCCAAAACGGCAGCGTGTCGCgctgaggaagagggaggaggatcTACGGCAAAGtctgtggagaagaagaaacgaTTAGAGGAGGAGACTCGCAACAAG TCAGACGAGGCGGAGGCCACCTACCGGACATGTATAGCAGATGCCACCACTCagcagctggagctggagcacACAAAGGTCACAGTGCTGAGACAACTGCAGGACGTCATCAAACAGAGCGACCAGACGCTTCGCTCG GCGACCATCTCATACTACCAGCTCATGCACATGCAGACAGTAGCCCTGCCGGTCCACTACCAGACTCTGTGTGAGAGCAGTAAGCTGTACGACCCGGGCCAGCAGTACGCCGCACACGTGCGAGACCTGCAGCTGCCAGAGCAGCCGACTGTTCTCTACACGTTTGAGAACTACTGTCCCTCCAGCTCGTCGTCACA CTATGGCCACAGACCAAGGAATGACAGCTTCAACACGGACAGTCCTGCCACCAGTGTGGatacagcagcaggagacacCGAGGCTCAGCGCAAGA GGCTGGGCCACAAGTCGTGGGGTTCAACAGTGAGCGATGACAGTGTTGTGGGAGAGGGAGGCCTAGAGTCTCCTACTGCCAGCTCAA GTGACATCAGCAAAATTGCTCGGACATCATCCACTGGGACAATGTCGTCGAATGAGGACGCAGATGAGAAAAACGGGAATGTGACCTCATTTGAAGCTCCAA ACATGAACGGCATGGATCCAGATGTGGTGGTGTCCACCAGACCTTTCCGTAACATCGGCCTGTCCAAAGCAGCCCAGACCCACCGACTGAGGAAGCTACGGACTCCCGCTAAGTGCCGCGAGTGTGACAGCTACGTTTACTTCCAGGGGGCTGAGTGCGAGGAG TGTTTCCTGGCGTGTCACAAGCGCTGTCTGGAGATTCTGGCCATCCAATGCGGCCATAAGAAGCTGCAGGGCCGTCTGCAGCTGTTTGGCAGGGACTTCTCTCAGGTAGCCGGCTGTGCCAGTGACGGCATCCCCTTCATCATCACCAAGTGCATCGCCGAGATAGAAAGACGGGCCCTCAAGATGAAG GGCATCTACAGGGTGAACGGGGTGAAGACTCGTGTCGAGAAGCTGTGTCAGGCCTTTGAGAATGGCAAGGAGCTGGTGGAGCTGTCCCAGTGTTCACCGCACGACATTAGCAACGTCCTCAAGCTTTACCTCAGACAG CTGCCAGAGCCCATCTTGCTGTTCCGCCTGTACAACAGTCTGATGGGTTTGGCGAAGGAGAGTCTGCAGGGAGAGGCCGACACaccagagggagaggaggtcGAGTCCAACAGTATTAACCCAGCAGTGGGCAAAGGGCCGCAGCTGGTGGATCTGGGCCCTGACACTGACCCAGAGGTCCTGGTCCTGGTGGACAAGCTGAAGAAGCTTCTGAAGGAGCTGCCCAAGGCTCACATTGCCACGCTGCGCTACATCACTCGCCACCTCCGGAG GATTGCAGAGCTAGAGGAAGATAACAAGATGAGTCCCAGTAACTTGGGTATCGTGTTTGGTCCCTCCCTGATGCGCCCCCGTCCGACCGGGGCCACAATATCCCTGTCTTCTCTGGTTGATTACCCCCACCAGGCCCGCATCGTGGAGTCCCTCATAGTCTTCTATTCATCCATCTTCCAGTCCAAAACCACTCAGACCGACAAAACCAGTCGCTCTACTTCCACCTCCACTCAGCAG GGAGTTATTGCAGATGAAAAGATTGGGAGCTCTGCtgatggagaggaggatgaaggccAAGAGGAGCAAAATAAACCAGAGTCTGACAAGATGGAGGAGGGATGTG GAAGTTCTTTAGGGTCCCTGGGGTCTAGTGAGCAGCTCCTCGACTCGGACTCTGAGCAGGACGAGAGCGGTCAGAGGACCACACACTCCCAGAGCCTGGTGAAGCAGGAGAGCGTGGACGACGACGACCAGCTCAGCTACAGAGACAGTCTGGACCTGTCCAGCCAGTCTGCAACCCAAACTGACCCGGACCCAGACCAGGACCAGGAAcaggaccaggaccaggaccaggaACAGGACCAGGAACAGGACCAGGACCAGGAACAGGACCAGGACGACAACCCCGACAGAGCAGAGCCCCCTGCGCTGCCAGACAGCGGGCCCCCAGATGAAGACACAGGGGCAGAGGAGGACCTGAGCGTCTCTCTGGCCGATCTCAATGTAAACCagtccaacaacaacaacaaccacccATGCTCCCCCATATTAAGCTTGTCGGGGCTTCCATTGGCACGTCTGTGTGGAAAGAAATTACCGCTGACCAAAAACAGGGACAGTGAGCCGGAGTTTGTCTGA